Proteins encoded in a region of the Homo sapiens chromosome 9, GRCh38.p14 Primary Assembly genome:
- the GSN gene encoding gelsolin isoform c (isoform c is encoded by transcript variant 32): MEKLFCCFPNSMVVEHPEFLKAGKEPGLQIWRVEKFDLVPVPTNLYGDFFTGDAYVILKTVQLRNGNLQYDLHYWLGNECSQDESGAAAIFTVQLDDYLNGRAVQHREVQGFESATFLGYFKSGLKYKKGGVASGFKHVVPNEVVVQRLFQVKGRRVVRATEVPVSWESFNNGDCFILDLGNNIHQWCGSNSNRYERLKATQVSKGIRDNERSGRARVHVSEEGTEPEAMLQVLGPKPALPAGTEDTAKEDAANRKLAKLYKVSNGAGTMSVSLVADENPFAQGALKSEDCFILDHGKDGKIFVWKGKQANTEERKAALKTASDFITKMDYPKQTQVSVLPEGGETPLFKQFFKNWRDPDQTDGLGLSYLSSHIANVERVPFDAATLHTSTAMAAQHGMDDDGTGQKQIWRIEGSNKVPVDPATYGQFYGGDSYIILYNYRHGGRQGQIIYNWQGAQSTQDEVAASAILTAQLDEELGGTPVQSRVVQGKEPAHLMSLFGGKPMIIYKGGTSREGGQTAPASTRLFQVRANSAGATRAVEVLPKAGALNSNDAFVLKTPSAAYLWVGTGASEAEKTGAQELLRVLRAQPVQVAEGSEPDGFWEALGGKAAYRTSPRLKDKKMDAHPPRLFACSNKIGRFVIEEVPGELMQEDLATDDVMLLDTWDQVFVWVGKDSQEEEKTEALTSAKRYIETDPANRDRRTPITVVKQGFEPPSFVGWFLGWDDDYWSVDPLDRAMAELAA; this comes from the exons ATGGAAAAACTGTTTTGTTGCTTT CCCAACAGCATGGTGGTGGAACACCCCGAGTTCCTCAAGGCAGGGAAGGAGCCTGGCCTGCAGATCTGGCGTGTGGAGAAGTTCGATCTGGTGCCCGTGCCCACCAACCTTTATGGAGACTTCTTCACGGGCGACGCCTACGTCATCCTGAAGACAGTGCAGCTGAGGAACGGAAATCTGCAGTATGACCTCCACTACTGGCTGG GCAATGAGTGCAGCCAGGATGAGAGCGGGGCGGCCGCCATCTTTACCGTGCAGCTGGATGACTACCTGAACGGCCGGGCCGTGCAGCACCGTGAGGTCCAGGGCTTCGAGTCGGCCACCTTCCTAGGCTACTTCAAGTCTGGCCTGAAGTACAAG AAAGGAGGTGTGGCATCAGGATTCAAGCACGTGGTACCCAACGAGGTGGTGGTGCAGAGACTCTTCCAGGTCAAAGGGCGGCGTGTGGTCCGTGCCACCGAGGTACCTGTGTCCTGGGAGAGCTTCAACAATGGCGACTGCTTCATCCTGGACCTGGGCAAC AACATCCACCAGTGGTGTGGTTCCAACAGCAATCGGTATGAAAGACTGAAGGCCACACAGGTGTCCAAGGGCATCCGGGACAACGAGCGGAGTGGCCGGGCCCGAGTGCACGTGTCTGAGGAGGGCACTGAGCCCGAGGCGATGCTCCAG GTGCTGGGCCCCAAGCCGGCTCTGCCTGCAGGTACCGAGGACACCGCCAAGGAGGATGCGGCCAACCGCAAGCTGGCCAAGCTCTACAAG GTCTCCAATGGTGCAGGGACCATGTCCGTCTCCCTCGTGGCTGATGAGAACCCCTTCGCCCAGGGGGCCCTGAAGTCAGAGGACTGCTTCATCCTGGACCACGGCAAAGATGGGAAAATCTTTGTCTGGAAAG GCAAGCAGGCAAACACGGAGGAGAGGAAGGCTGCCCTCAAAACAGCCTCTGACTTCATCACCAAGATGGACTACCCCAAGCAGACTCAG gtCTCGGTCCTTCCTGAGGGCGGTGAGACCCCactgttcaagcagttcttcaaGAACTGGCGGGACCCAGACCAGACAGATGGCCTGGGCTTGTCCTACCTTTCCAGCCATATCGCCAACGTGGAGCGGGTGCCCTTCGACGCCGCCACCCTGCACACCTCCACTGCCATGGCCGCCCAGCACGGCATGGATGACGATGGCACAGGCCAGAAACAG ATCTGGAGAATCGAAGGTTCCAACAAGGTGCCCGTGGACCCTGCCACATATGGACAGTTCTATGGAGGCGACAGCTACATCATTCTGTACAACTACCGCCATGGTGGCCGCCAGGGGCAGATAATCTATAACTG GCAGGGTGCCCAGTCTACCCAGGATGAGGTCGCTGCATCTGCCATCCTGACTGCTCAGCTGGATGAGGAGCTGGGAGGTACCCCTGTCCAG AGCCGTGTGGTCCAAGGCAAGGAGCCCGCCCACCTCATGAGCCTGTTTGGTGGGAAGCCCATGATCATCTACAAGGGCGGCACCTCCCGCGAGGGCGGGCAGACAGCCCCTGCCAGCACCCGCCTCTTCCAGGTCCGCGCCAACAGCGCTGGAGCCACCCGGGCTGTTGAG GTATTGCCTAAGGCTGGTGCACTGAACTCCAACGATGCCTTTGTTCTGAAAACCCCCTCAGCCGCCTACCTGTGGGTGGGTACAGGAGCCAGCGAGGCAGAGAAGACGGGGGCCCAGGAGCTGCTCAGGGTGCTGCGGGCCCAACCTGTGCAGGTGGCAGAAGGCAGCGAGCCAG ATGGCTTCTGGGAGGCCCTGGGCGGGAAGGCTGCCTACCGCACATCCCCACGGCTGAAGGACAAGAAGATGGATGCCCATCCTCCTCGCCTCTTTGCCTGCTCCAACAAGATTGGACGTTTTGTG ATCGAAGAGGTTCCTGGTGAGCTCATGCAGGAAGACCTGGCAACGGATGACGTCATGCTTCTGGACACCTGGGACCAG GTCTTTGTCTGGGTTGGAAAGGATtctcaagaagaagaaaagacagaagccTTGACTTCTG CTAAGCGGTACATCGAGACGGACCCAGCCAATCGGGATCGGCGGACGCCCATCACCGTGGTGAAGCAAGGCTTTGAGCCTCCCTCCTTTGTGGGCTGGTTCCTTGGCTGGGATGATGATTACTGGTCTGTGGACCCCTTGGACAGGGCCATGGCTGAGCTGGCTGCCTGA
- the GSN gene encoding gelsolin isoform X2, translating to MAEEEALRGNSDPWDPAPLRLCPVSSQPNSMVVEHPEFLKAGKEPGLQIWRVEKFDLVPVPTNLYGDFFTGDAYVILKTVQLRNGNLQYDLHYWLGNECSQDESGAAAIFTVQLDDYLNGRAVQHREVQGFESATFLGYFKSGLKYKKGGVASGFKHVVPNEVVVQRLFQVKGRRVVRATEVPVSWESFNNGDCFILDLGNNIHQWCGSNSNRYERLKATQVSKGIRDNERSGRARVHVSEEGTEPEAMLQVLGPKPALPAGTEDTAKEDAANRKLAKLYKVSNGAGTMSVSLVADENPFAQGALKSEDCFILDHGKDGKIFVWKGKQANTEERKAALKTASDFITKMDYPKQTQVSVLPEGGETPLFKQFFKNWRDPDQTDGLGLSYLSSHIANVERVPFDAATLHTSTAMAAQHGMDDDGTGQKQIWRIEGSNKVPVDPATYGQFYGGDSYIILYNYRHGGRQGQIIYNWQGAQSTQDEVAASAILTAQLDEELGGTPVQSRVVQGKEPAHLMSLFGGKPMIIYKGGTSREGGQTAPASTRLFQVRANSAGATRAVEVLPKAGALNSNDAFVLKTPSAAYLWVGTGASEAEKTGAQELLRVLRAQPVQVAEGSEPDGFWEALGGKAAYRTSPRLKDKKMDAHPPRLFACSNKIGRFVIEEVPGELMQEDLATDDVMLLDTWDQVFVWVGKDSQEEEKTEALTSAKRYIETDPANRDRRTPITVVKQGFEPPSFVGWFLGWDDDYWSVDPLDRAMAELAA from the exons GACCCTGCCCCGCTTAGGCTCTGCCCTGTCTCATCCCAGCCCAACAGCATGGTGGTGGAACACCCCGAGTTCCTCAAGGCAGGGAAGGAGCCTGGCCTGCAGATCTGGCGTGTGGAGAAGTTCGATCTGGTGCCCGTGCCCACCAACCTTTATGGAGACTTCTTCACGGGCGACGCCTACGTCATCCTGAAGACAGTGCAGCTGAGGAACGGAAATCTGCAGTATGACCTCCACTACTGGCTGG GCAATGAGTGCAGCCAGGATGAGAGCGGGGCGGCCGCCATCTTTACCGTGCAGCTGGATGACTACCTGAACGGCCGGGCCGTGCAGCACCGTGAGGTCCAGGGCTTCGAGTCGGCCACCTTCCTAGGCTACTTCAAGTCTGGCCTGAAGTACAAG AAAGGAGGTGTGGCATCAGGATTCAAGCACGTGGTACCCAACGAGGTGGTGGTGCAGAGACTCTTCCAGGTCAAAGGGCGGCGTGTGGTCCGTGCCACCGAGGTACCTGTGTCCTGGGAGAGCTTCAACAATGGCGACTGCTTCATCCTGGACCTGGGCAAC AACATCCACCAGTGGTGTGGTTCCAACAGCAATCGGTATGAAAGACTGAAGGCCACACAGGTGTCCAAGGGCATCCGGGACAACGAGCGGAGTGGCCGGGCCCGAGTGCACGTGTCTGAGGAGGGCACTGAGCCCGAGGCGATGCTCCAG GTGCTGGGCCCCAAGCCGGCTCTGCCTGCAGGTACCGAGGACACCGCCAAGGAGGATGCGGCCAACCGCAAGCTGGCCAAGCTCTACAAG GTCTCCAATGGTGCAGGGACCATGTCCGTCTCCCTCGTGGCTGATGAGAACCCCTTCGCCCAGGGGGCCCTGAAGTCAGAGGACTGCTTCATCCTGGACCACGGCAAAGATGGGAAAATCTTTGTCTGGAAAG GCAAGCAGGCAAACACGGAGGAGAGGAAGGCTGCCCTCAAAACAGCCTCTGACTTCATCACCAAGATGGACTACCCCAAGCAGACTCAG gtCTCGGTCCTTCCTGAGGGCGGTGAGACCCCactgttcaagcagttcttcaaGAACTGGCGGGACCCAGACCAGACAGATGGCCTGGGCTTGTCCTACCTTTCCAGCCATATCGCCAACGTGGAGCGGGTGCCCTTCGACGCCGCCACCCTGCACACCTCCACTGCCATGGCCGCCCAGCACGGCATGGATGACGATGGCACAGGCCAGAAACAG ATCTGGAGAATCGAAGGTTCCAACAAGGTGCCCGTGGACCCTGCCACATATGGACAGTTCTATGGAGGCGACAGCTACATCATTCTGTACAACTACCGCCATGGTGGCCGCCAGGGGCAGATAATCTATAACTG GCAGGGTGCCCAGTCTACCCAGGATGAGGTCGCTGCATCTGCCATCCTGACTGCTCAGCTGGATGAGGAGCTGGGAGGTACCCCTGTCCAG AGCCGTGTGGTCCAAGGCAAGGAGCCCGCCCACCTCATGAGCCTGTTTGGTGGGAAGCCCATGATCATCTACAAGGGCGGCACCTCCCGCGAGGGCGGGCAGACAGCCCCTGCCAGCACCCGCCTCTTCCAGGTCCGCGCCAACAGCGCTGGAGCCACCCGGGCTGTTGAG GTATTGCCTAAGGCTGGTGCACTGAACTCCAACGATGCCTTTGTTCTGAAAACCCCCTCAGCCGCCTACCTGTGGGTGGGTACAGGAGCCAGCGAGGCAGAGAAGACGGGGGCCCAGGAGCTGCTCAGGGTGCTGCGGGCCCAACCTGTGCAGGTGGCAGAAGGCAGCGAGCCAG ATGGCTTCTGGGAGGCCCTGGGCGGGAAGGCTGCCTACCGCACATCCCCACGGCTGAAGGACAAGAAGATGGATGCCCATCCTCCTCGCCTCTTTGCCTGCTCCAACAAGATTGGACGTTTTGTG ATCGAAGAGGTTCCTGGTGAGCTCATGCAGGAAGACCTGGCAACGGATGACGTCATGCTTCTGGACACCTGGGACCAG GTCTTTGTCTGGGTTGGAAAGGATtctcaagaagaagaaaagacagaagccTTGACTTCTG CTAAGCGGTACATCGAGACGGACCCAGCCAATCGGGATCGGCGGACGCCCATCACCGTGGTGAAGCAAGGCTTTGAGCCTCCCTCCTTTGTGGGCTGGTTCCTTGGCTGGGATGATGATTACTGGTCTGTGGACCCCTTGGACAGGGCCATGGCTGAGCTGGCTGCCTGA
- the GSN gene encoding gelsolin isoform a precursor (isoform a precursor is encoded by transcript variant 1), which produces MAPHRPAPALLCALSLALCALSLPVRAATASRGASQAGAPQGRVPEARPNSMVVEHPEFLKAGKEPGLQIWRVEKFDLVPVPTNLYGDFFTGDAYVILKTVQLRNGNLQYDLHYWLGNECSQDESGAAAIFTVQLDDYLNGRAVQHREVQGFESATFLGYFKSGLKYKKGGVASGFKHVVPNEVVVQRLFQVKGRRVVRATEVPVSWESFNNGDCFILDLGNNIHQWCGSNSNRYERLKATQVSKGIRDNERSGRARVHVSEEGTEPEAMLQVLGPKPALPAGTEDTAKEDAANRKLAKLYKVSNGAGTMSVSLVADENPFAQGALKSEDCFILDHGKDGKIFVWKGKQANTEERKAALKTASDFITKMDYPKQTQVSVLPEGGETPLFKQFFKNWRDPDQTDGLGLSYLSSHIANVERVPFDAATLHTSTAMAAQHGMDDDGTGQKQIWRIEGSNKVPVDPATYGQFYGGDSYIILYNYRHGGRQGQIIYNWQGAQSTQDEVAASAILTAQLDEELGGTPVQSRVVQGKEPAHLMSLFGGKPMIIYKGGTSREGGQTAPASTRLFQVRANSAGATRAVEVLPKAGALNSNDAFVLKTPSAAYLWVGTGASEAEKTGAQELLRVLRAQPVQVAEGSEPDGFWEALGGKAAYRTSPRLKDKKMDAHPPRLFACSNKIGRFVIEEVPGELMQEDLATDDVMLLDTWDQVFVWVGKDSQEEEKTEALTSAKRYIETDPANRDRRTPITVVKQGFEPPSFVGWFLGWDDDYWSVDPLDRAMAELAA; this is translated from the exons ATGGCTCCGCACCGCCCCGCGCCCGCGCTGCTTTGCGCGCTGTCCCTGGCGCTGTGCGCGCTGTCGCTGCCCGTCCGCGCGGCCACTGCGTCGCGGGGGGCGTCCCAGGCGGGGGCGCCCCAGGGGCGGGTGCCCGAGGCGCGG CCCAACAGCATGGTGGTGGAACACCCCGAGTTCCTCAAGGCAGGGAAGGAGCCTGGCCTGCAGATCTGGCGTGTGGAGAAGTTCGATCTGGTGCCCGTGCCCACCAACCTTTATGGAGACTTCTTCACGGGCGACGCCTACGTCATCCTGAAGACAGTGCAGCTGAGGAACGGAAATCTGCAGTATGACCTCCACTACTGGCTGG GCAATGAGTGCAGCCAGGATGAGAGCGGGGCGGCCGCCATCTTTACCGTGCAGCTGGATGACTACCTGAACGGCCGGGCCGTGCAGCACCGTGAGGTCCAGGGCTTCGAGTCGGCCACCTTCCTAGGCTACTTCAAGTCTGGCCTGAAGTACAAG AAAGGAGGTGTGGCATCAGGATTCAAGCACGTGGTACCCAACGAGGTGGTGGTGCAGAGACTCTTCCAGGTCAAAGGGCGGCGTGTGGTCCGTGCCACCGAGGTACCTGTGTCCTGGGAGAGCTTCAACAATGGCGACTGCTTCATCCTGGACCTGGGCAAC AACATCCACCAGTGGTGTGGTTCCAACAGCAATCGGTATGAAAGACTGAAGGCCACACAGGTGTCCAAGGGCATCCGGGACAACGAGCGGAGTGGCCGGGCCCGAGTGCACGTGTCTGAGGAGGGCACTGAGCCCGAGGCGATGCTCCAG GTGCTGGGCCCCAAGCCGGCTCTGCCTGCAGGTACCGAGGACACCGCCAAGGAGGATGCGGCCAACCGCAAGCTGGCCAAGCTCTACAAG GTCTCCAATGGTGCAGGGACCATGTCCGTCTCCCTCGTGGCTGATGAGAACCCCTTCGCCCAGGGGGCCCTGAAGTCAGAGGACTGCTTCATCCTGGACCACGGCAAAGATGGGAAAATCTTTGTCTGGAAAG GCAAGCAGGCAAACACGGAGGAGAGGAAGGCTGCCCTCAAAACAGCCTCTGACTTCATCACCAAGATGGACTACCCCAAGCAGACTCAG gtCTCGGTCCTTCCTGAGGGCGGTGAGACCCCactgttcaagcagttcttcaaGAACTGGCGGGACCCAGACCAGACAGATGGCCTGGGCTTGTCCTACCTTTCCAGCCATATCGCCAACGTGGAGCGGGTGCCCTTCGACGCCGCCACCCTGCACACCTCCACTGCCATGGCCGCCCAGCACGGCATGGATGACGATGGCACAGGCCAGAAACAG ATCTGGAGAATCGAAGGTTCCAACAAGGTGCCCGTGGACCCTGCCACATATGGACAGTTCTATGGAGGCGACAGCTACATCATTCTGTACAACTACCGCCATGGTGGCCGCCAGGGGCAGATAATCTATAACTG GCAGGGTGCCCAGTCTACCCAGGATGAGGTCGCTGCATCTGCCATCCTGACTGCTCAGCTGGATGAGGAGCTGGGAGGTACCCCTGTCCAG AGCCGTGTGGTCCAAGGCAAGGAGCCCGCCCACCTCATGAGCCTGTTTGGTGGGAAGCCCATGATCATCTACAAGGGCGGCACCTCCCGCGAGGGCGGGCAGACAGCCCCTGCCAGCACCCGCCTCTTCCAGGTCCGCGCCAACAGCGCTGGAGCCACCCGGGCTGTTGAG GTATTGCCTAAGGCTGGTGCACTGAACTCCAACGATGCCTTTGTTCTGAAAACCCCCTCAGCCGCCTACCTGTGGGTGGGTACAGGAGCCAGCGAGGCAGAGAAGACGGGGGCCCAGGAGCTGCTCAGGGTGCTGCGGGCCCAACCTGTGCAGGTGGCAGAAGGCAGCGAGCCAG ATGGCTTCTGGGAGGCCCTGGGCGGGAAGGCTGCCTACCGCACATCCCCACGGCTGAAGGACAAGAAGATGGATGCCCATCCTCCTCGCCTCTTTGCCTGCTCCAACAAGATTGGACGTTTTGTG ATCGAAGAGGTTCCTGGTGAGCTCATGCAGGAAGACCTGGCAACGGATGACGTCATGCTTCTGGACACCTGGGACCAG GTCTTTGTCTGGGTTGGAAAGGATtctcaagaagaagaaaagacagaagccTTGACTTCTG CTAAGCGGTACATCGAGACGGACCCAGCCAATCGGGATCGGCGGACGCCCATCACCGTGGTGAAGCAAGGCTTTGAGCCTCCCTCCTTTGTGGGCTGGTTCCTTGGCTGGGATGATGATTACTGGTCTGTGGACCCCTTGGACAGGGCCATGGCTGAGCTGGCTGCCTGA
- the GSN gene encoding gelsolin isoform g (isoform g is encoded by transcript variant 34): MEKLFCCFDPAPLRLCPVSSQPNSMVVEHPEFLKAGKEPGLQIWRVEKFDLVPVPTNLYGDFFTGDAYVILKTVQLRNGNLQYDLHYWLGNECSQDESGAAAIFTVQLDDYLNGRAVQHREVQGFESATFLGYFKSGLKYKKGGVASGFKHVVPNEVVVQRLFQVKGRRVVRATEVPVSWESFNNGDCFILDLGNNIHQWCGSNSNRYERLKATQVSKGIRDNERSGRARVHVSEEGTEPEAMLQVLGPKPALPAGTEDTAKEDAANRKLAKLYKVSNGAGTMSVSLVADENPFAQGALKSEDCFILDHGKDGKIFVWKGKQANTEERKAALKTASDFITKMDYPKQTQVSVLPEGGETPLFKQFFKNWRDPDQTDGLGLSYLSSHIANVERVPFDAATLHTSTAMAAQHGMDDDGTGQKQIWRIEGSNKVPVDPATYGQFYGGDSYIILYNYRHGGRQGQIIYNWQGAQSTQDEVAASAILTAQLDEELGGTPVQSRVVQGKEPAHLMSLFGGKPMIIYKGGTSREGGQTAPASTRLFQVRANSAGATRAVEVLPKAGALNSNDAFVLKTPSAAYLWVGTGASEAEKTGAQELLRVLRAQPVQVAEGSEPDGFWEALGGKAAYRTSPRLKDKKMDAHPPRLFACSNKIGRFVIEEVPGELMQEDLATDDVMLLDTWDQVFVWVGKDSQEEEKTEALTSAKRYIETDPANRDRRTPITVVKQGFEPPSFVGWFLGWDDDYWSVDPLDRAMAELAA; encoded by the exons ATGGAAAAACTGTTTTGTTGCTTT GACCCTGCCCCGCTTAGGCTCTGCCCTGTCTCATCCCAGCCCAACAGCATGGTGGTGGAACACCCCGAGTTCCTCAAGGCAGGGAAGGAGCCTGGCCTGCAGATCTGGCGTGTGGAGAAGTTCGATCTGGTGCCCGTGCCCACCAACCTTTATGGAGACTTCTTCACGGGCGACGCCTACGTCATCCTGAAGACAGTGCAGCTGAGGAACGGAAATCTGCAGTATGACCTCCACTACTGGCTGG GCAATGAGTGCAGCCAGGATGAGAGCGGGGCGGCCGCCATCTTTACCGTGCAGCTGGATGACTACCTGAACGGCCGGGCCGTGCAGCACCGTGAGGTCCAGGGCTTCGAGTCGGCCACCTTCCTAGGCTACTTCAAGTCTGGCCTGAAGTACAAG AAAGGAGGTGTGGCATCAGGATTCAAGCACGTGGTACCCAACGAGGTGGTGGTGCAGAGACTCTTCCAGGTCAAAGGGCGGCGTGTGGTCCGTGCCACCGAGGTACCTGTGTCCTGGGAGAGCTTCAACAATGGCGACTGCTTCATCCTGGACCTGGGCAAC AACATCCACCAGTGGTGTGGTTCCAACAGCAATCGGTATGAAAGACTGAAGGCCACACAGGTGTCCAAGGGCATCCGGGACAACGAGCGGAGTGGCCGGGCCCGAGTGCACGTGTCTGAGGAGGGCACTGAGCCCGAGGCGATGCTCCAG GTGCTGGGCCCCAAGCCGGCTCTGCCTGCAGGTACCGAGGACACCGCCAAGGAGGATGCGGCCAACCGCAAGCTGGCCAAGCTCTACAAG GTCTCCAATGGTGCAGGGACCATGTCCGTCTCCCTCGTGGCTGATGAGAACCCCTTCGCCCAGGGGGCCCTGAAGTCAGAGGACTGCTTCATCCTGGACCACGGCAAAGATGGGAAAATCTTTGTCTGGAAAG GCAAGCAGGCAAACACGGAGGAGAGGAAGGCTGCCCTCAAAACAGCCTCTGACTTCATCACCAAGATGGACTACCCCAAGCAGACTCAG gtCTCGGTCCTTCCTGAGGGCGGTGAGACCCCactgttcaagcagttcttcaaGAACTGGCGGGACCCAGACCAGACAGATGGCCTGGGCTTGTCCTACCTTTCCAGCCATATCGCCAACGTGGAGCGGGTGCCCTTCGACGCCGCCACCCTGCACACCTCCACTGCCATGGCCGCCCAGCACGGCATGGATGACGATGGCACAGGCCAGAAACAG ATCTGGAGAATCGAAGGTTCCAACAAGGTGCCCGTGGACCCTGCCACATATGGACAGTTCTATGGAGGCGACAGCTACATCATTCTGTACAACTACCGCCATGGTGGCCGCCAGGGGCAGATAATCTATAACTG GCAGGGTGCCCAGTCTACCCAGGATGAGGTCGCTGCATCTGCCATCCTGACTGCTCAGCTGGATGAGGAGCTGGGAGGTACCCCTGTCCAG AGCCGTGTGGTCCAAGGCAAGGAGCCCGCCCACCTCATGAGCCTGTTTGGTGGGAAGCCCATGATCATCTACAAGGGCGGCACCTCCCGCGAGGGCGGGCAGACAGCCCCTGCCAGCACCCGCCTCTTCCAGGTCCGCGCCAACAGCGCTGGAGCCACCCGGGCTGTTGAG GTATTGCCTAAGGCTGGTGCACTGAACTCCAACGATGCCTTTGTTCTGAAAACCCCCTCAGCCGCCTACCTGTGGGTGGGTACAGGAGCCAGCGAGGCAGAGAAGACGGGGGCCCAGGAGCTGCTCAGGGTGCTGCGGGCCCAACCTGTGCAGGTGGCAGAAGGCAGCGAGCCAG ATGGCTTCTGGGAGGCCCTGGGCGGGAAGGCTGCCTACCGCACATCCCCACGGCTGAAGGACAAGAAGATGGATGCCCATCCTCCTCGCCTCTTTGCCTGCTCCAACAAGATTGGACGTTTTGTG ATCGAAGAGGTTCCTGGTGAGCTCATGCAGGAAGACCTGGCAACGGATGACGTCATGCTTCTGGACACCTGGGACCAG GTCTTTGTCTGGGTTGGAAAGGATtctcaagaagaagaaaagacagaagccTTGACTTCTG CTAAGCGGTACATCGAGACGGACCCAGCCAATCGGGATCGGCGGACGCCCATCACCGTGGTGAAGCAAGGCTTTGAGCCTCCCTCCTTTGTGGGCTGGTTCCTTGGCTGGGATGATGATTACTGGTCTGTGGACCCCTTGGACAGGGCCATGGCTGAGCTGGCTGCCTGA